One Desulfobulbus propionicus DSM 2032 DNA segment encodes these proteins:
- the leuA gene encoding 2-isopropylmalate synthase translates to MDQEKLKKYRPYPPVRLTDRTWPDQVITSAPIWCSVDLRDGNQALIQPMNLEEKLEMFQLLVQIGFKEIEVGFPSASQIEYDFLRLLIDGNHIPDGVVPQVLTQAREQLIKKTFASLKGAREAIVHLYNSTSTLQRDVVFKMNRKEIIELGVAGARLIREQAERTETRIRYEYSPESFTGTELDFALEICEAIMDVWEPTPANPVIINLPATVELSTPNIYADQIEWFCRHMKNRDCALISLHAHNDRGEAVAATELALMAGADRVEGTLFGNGERTGNVDIVTLALNLFTQGVAPRLDFSRINKVINTYERCTKMKVHPRHPYAGELVYTAFSGSHQDAINKGMTALELTESGLWEVPYLPIDPQDVGRTYESIIRINSQSGKGGVAYIMDHEFGFKLPKDMRPGFGRVIQEVSDAYGDELTAEMVFHTFEKEYLLNSNGYHLKSFNVLKRHFDRDEESSIAEIEAMVVVKGEEKVIRAAGNGPLDAFCTALREGLGLRFVLHSYHEHALTRGSSSKAVSYIEILDQDDESWWGAGVDTDIIVASIKSLLSALNRSAAKNKKE, encoded by the coding sequence ATGGATCAGGAAAAATTGAAAAAATATCGTCCCTATCCGCCGGTCCGGCTGACCGACCGCACCTGGCCGGATCAGGTGATCACCTCGGCGCCGATCTGGTGCAGCGTCGATCTGCGTGACGGCAATCAGGCCCTCATCCAGCCGATGAACCTGGAAGAAAAGCTGGAGATGTTCCAACTCCTGGTGCAGATCGGCTTCAAGGAGATCGAGGTCGGCTTTCCCTCAGCCTCGCAGATCGAATACGATTTTCTTCGCCTGCTGATCGACGGCAACCACATCCCCGATGGCGTTGTCCCCCAAGTGCTAACCCAGGCCCGCGAACAGCTGATCAAGAAAACCTTTGCGTCCCTCAAGGGGGCTCGCGAGGCCATTGTCCACCTGTACAACTCCACCTCGACCCTGCAACGCGACGTGGTGTTCAAGATGAATCGCAAGGAGATCATTGAATTGGGCGTGGCCGGAGCACGACTGATCCGCGAGCAGGCCGAACGGACCGAGACCAGGATTCGCTACGAGTATTCTCCGGAGAGTTTCACCGGCACCGAGCTCGATTTTGCCCTGGAGATCTGCGAGGCGATCATGGATGTGTGGGAACCGACCCCGGCGAACCCGGTGATCATCAACCTGCCGGCCACGGTGGAATTGTCGACCCCGAACATCTATGCCGACCAGATCGAGTGGTTCTGCCGCCACATGAAAAATCGTGATTGCGCCCTGATCAGTCTGCATGCCCACAACGACCGGGGCGAGGCGGTGGCGGCCACCGAGCTGGCGTTGATGGCCGGGGCCGATCGGGTGGAGGGCACCCTGTTCGGTAATGGCGAGCGCACCGGCAACGTCGATATCGTCACCCTGGCGCTCAACCTGTTTACCCAGGGGGTTGCCCCGCGGCTTGACTTTTCCCGGATCAACAAGGTGATCAACACCTATGAGCGCTGTACCAAGATGAAGGTCCATCCGCGCCACCCCTATGCGGGCGAATTGGTGTACACGGCCTTTTCCGGTTCGCACCAGGATGCGATCAACAAGGGCATGACCGCCCTGGAACTGACCGAGAGCGGCCTGTGGGAGGTCCCGTATCTGCCGATCGATCCCCAGGACGTCGGCCGCACCTATGAGTCGATCATCCGCATCAACAGCCAGTCGGGCAAGGGCGGGGTGGCCTACATCATGGACCACGAGTTCGGCTTCAAACTGCCCAAGGACATGCGCCCGGGCTTTGGCCGGGTGATCCAGGAGGTATCCGATGCCTACGGTGACGAGCTCACCGCGGAAATGGTGTTTCACACCTTTGAGAAGGAATATCTGCTCAACAGCAACGGCTATCACCTGAAATCGTTCAACGTGCTCAAGCGCCATTTCGACCGCGACGAGGAAAGCTCGATCGCCGAAATCGAGGCGATGGTGGTGGTCAAGGGGGAAGAAAAGGTCATCCGGGCGGCGGGCAACGGACCGCTGGATGCCTTCTGCACCGCCCTGCGCGAGGGACTGGGGCTGCGCTTTGTGCTCCACTCCTACCACGAGCATGCCCTGACTCGCGGCAGTTCCTCCAAGGCGGTGAGCTATATCGAGATCCTCGATCAGGATGACGAGAGCTGGTGGGGTGCGGGCGTCGATACCGACATCATCGTTGCTTCGATCAAATCGCTGCTCAGCGCCCTCAACCGCTCGGCGGCAAAAAACAAGAAGGAGTAG
- the fbp gene encoding class 1 fructose-bisphosphatase, with protein sequence MLAKRKGITVSRQIMDDQLLHPEATGALTGLLNDLVVAGKIISAEVNMAGLADILGQSGRTNIQGESVQKLDVFANQTIKRRMEQCGHVCVMASEEDDDVIPVLDGYEGNYTIAFDPLDGSSNIDVNVSIGTIFSIHRRLSPSGQGNVGDLLQQGSKQVAAGYIIYGSSTVMVYTTGSGVHGFTLDPSVGEFFLSHPDIKIPEASLYYSVNEAYANQWFDSTRDYINYLKQADGGKGPYSLRYIGSLVADFHRNLIKGGVFLYTRDKKSGEKSEGKLRLLYEAAPLAMIVEQAGGRAITDDGRRILDIEPKSLHQRVPLIIGSKRDVDLAEKFLRGEMKG encoded by the coding sequence ATGCTCGCCAAGAGAAAGGGAATCACCGTCAGCCGTCAGATCATGGACGATCAGTTGCTCCATCCGGAGGCCACCGGCGCCCTCACCGGTTTGCTCAACGATCTGGTCGTGGCCGGCAAGATCATCAGTGCCGAGGTCAACATGGCCGGATTGGCCGACATCCTCGGCCAGTCGGGACGCACCAATATCCAGGGCGAGAGCGTGCAGAAGCTCGACGTCTTCGCCAACCAGACCATCAAGCGGCGCATGGAGCAGTGCGGCCATGTGTGCGTCATGGCCTCGGAGGAGGATGACGACGTCATCCCGGTGCTGGACGGCTACGAGGGCAACTACACCATCGCCTTTGATCCGCTCGACGGCTCCTCCAACATCGATGTCAACGTCAGCATCGGCACCATCTTCTCCATTCACCGACGGCTGAGCCCCTCCGGCCAAGGCAATGTGGGCGATCTGCTGCAGCAGGGCAGCAAACAGGTGGCGGCCGGGTACATCATCTACGGCTCGTCCACGGTGATGGTCTACACCACCGGCTCCGGGGTGCATGGCTTTACCCTCGACCCGAGCGTGGGCGAGTTTTTTCTCTCTCACCCCGACATCAAGATCCCGGAGGCTTCGCTTTACTACAGCGTCAACGAGGCCTATGCCAACCAGTGGTTCGACAGTACCCGTGACTACATCAACTACCTGAAGCAGGCCGACGGCGGCAAGGGCCCCTACAGCCTGCGCTACATCGGTTCGCTGGTGGCCGATTTCCATCGCAACCTGATCAAGGGCGGCGTCTTCCTCTACACCCGCGACAAGAAAAGCGGCGAGAAATCCGAGGGCAAGCTGCGCCTGTTGTACGAGGCCGCCCCCCTGGCGATGATCGTCGAGCAGGCCGGTGGGCGGGCGATCACCGATGATGGCCGGCGCATCCTCGATATCGAACCCAAAAGTTTGCATCAACGGGTGCCCTTGATCATCGGCTCCAAACGCGACGTCGATCTGGCGGAGAAATTTCTCCGCGGCGAGATGAAGGGATGA
- a CDS encoding leucyl aminopeptidase: MHTEAVTIALFDQAPKAFIGDLLVYLVEEEIPHLAEENRILNRALQQVWETGDFKGAKEQAVLLYPALLEAGEDGALAARRVLFVGLGKQDDAINVRREQLRLAGGIVAKQAAAVKARDVLLVLPKDYLLDAVEIAECCVEGMLLGNYRFDFYKNPKEDKDKPARVEHFFLHDGGLSQSAVRKGLERGRALAEATCAARDMANQPGNGWTPAEFAEYAKKLSKRTRLKCKVLDKGAMHKLGMGGILGVNQGSALPPQLVILEYRTNKKHPTLLLVGKGLTFDSGGLCAKPPAGMEDMKYDMCGGAAVLAAMQAIAEIGLEGVNVVALIPATENLSGSAALKPGDVIRHFGGKTSEIINTDAEGRLILADALAYGIETYQPEAVIDLATLTGAVIIGLGHHYTGLLTNNDQLAAQLIEAGAQVAEPLWRLPLGPEYRKQIDSRVADIKNAGSDRSAGTITAACYLQEFVGETPWAHLDIAGTAWDFTEKSYIPKGPSGTGVRTLVACLSQWKPLKTAEKK, encoded by the coding sequence GTGCACACCGAGGCTGTCACCATTGCGTTGTTTGATCAGGCCCCCAAAGCATTCATCGGCGATTTGCTGGTGTATCTGGTGGAAGAGGAAATTCCCCATCTCGCCGAGGAGAACAGGATTCTCAACCGGGCCCTGCAACAGGTCTGGGAGACCGGTGACTTCAAGGGGGCCAAGGAGCAGGCCGTGCTGCTCTATCCCGCCTTGCTGGAGGCCGGAGAAGACGGAGCGCTAGCCGCCAGGCGGGTACTGTTCGTCGGTTTGGGCAAACAGGACGACGCGATCAATGTCCGCCGGGAGCAGCTGCGGCTGGCCGGAGGCATTGTGGCCAAGCAGGCGGCCGCCGTCAAGGCCAGGGACGTGCTGCTGGTGCTGCCCAAGGACTATCTGCTCGACGCGGTGGAGATCGCCGAATGCTGTGTCGAAGGAATGCTGCTTGGCAACTATCGCTTTGATTTTTATAAAAATCCCAAGGAAGACAAGGACAAGCCCGCCAGGGTGGAGCATTTTTTTCTCCACGACGGAGGGCTTTCGCAGAGCGCGGTGCGCAAGGGGCTGGAGCGGGGCCGGGCACTTGCCGAGGCCACCTGCGCGGCCCGCGACATGGCCAACCAGCCGGGCAATGGCTGGACACCGGCCGAATTTGCCGAATATGCCAAGAAGCTGAGTAAGAGAACCCGCCTCAAGTGCAAGGTGCTCGACAAGGGAGCCATGCACAAACTGGGCATGGGCGGCATTCTCGGTGTCAATCAGGGCTCGGCCCTGCCGCCGCAGCTGGTGATCCTCGAATACCGCACCAACAAGAAACATCCGACCCTGCTGCTGGTGGGCAAGGGGCTGACGTTTGATTCGGGTGGCCTTTGCGCCAAGCCGCCGGCCGGCATGGAGGACATGAAATACGACATGTGCGGCGGCGCGGCCGTGCTGGCCGCCATGCAGGCCATCGCCGAGATCGGCCTCGAAGGGGTCAATGTGGTCGCCCTGATCCCGGCCACCGAAAATCTGTCCGGCTCGGCAGCGCTCAAACCGGGCGACGTTATCCGTCACTTTGGCGGTAAGACCTCGGAGATCATCAATACCGACGCCGAGGGACGACTGATCCTGGCCGATGCCCTGGCTTACGGCATCGAGACCTACCAGCCCGAGGCGGTGATCGACCTGGCCACCCTGACCGGGGCGGTGATCATCGGTCTTGGCCACCATTACACCGGTTTGCTGACCAATAACGATCAATTGGCCGCCCAGCTGATCGAGGCTGGCGCCCAGGTGGCGGAACCACTGTGGCGCCTGCCCCTGGGCCCGGAGTACCGCAAGCAGATCGACTCGCGGGTGGCGGACATCAAGAATGCCGGCAGCGACCGCAGCGCCGGGACCATCACCGCTGCCTGCTATCTGCAGGAATTTGTCGGCGAGACTCCCTGGGCGCATCTGGACATTGCCGGAACCGCTTGGGATTTCACCGAAAAAAGCTATATCCCCAAAGGTCCGTCGGGCACCGGCGTGCGCACCCTGGTGGCCTGCCTGAGCCAATGGAAACCGCTGAAAACCGCTGAAAAAAAATAA
- a CDS encoding hemolysin family protein: protein MLVVFILAVGSALLVSTTCSLFEAILLSLSAPQVELLCETHPRQAERMRKFKENIEQPITAILTLNTLAHTIGASVAGAAAVALFGQNGLVWFSLAFTLAILLFTEILPKTIGVTFARQLGPYIVVPLHIMIVVLKPLIVLAQLMTRMVPNSHKPHLISAEELKTIASLSRKSGEIEADQEKVIANILQLGEKTVRQVMTPRTVMFSASHNLTIKEAGRMEGKWRMHSRVPVYDSEPDNVVGIVLSQDVLMAAAVGQDTLKLSQIMRPVHFVPETAPLDRIFVDFFERYQHLFVVVDEYGSVTGVISMEDILEEIIGREIVDESDKARNMRELAMIRKKKLHTA from the coding sequence GTGCTGGTTGTCTTTATTCTCGCCGTGGGCAGTGCCCTGTTGGTGTCCACCACTTGTTCGCTCTTCGAGGCGATCCTCCTGAGCCTGTCCGCGCCACAGGTGGAGCTGCTGTGCGAAACCCATCCCCGGCAGGCCGAGCGGATGCGAAAATTCAAGGAAAACATCGAACAACCGATCACCGCCATCCTCACCCTCAACACCCTGGCCCACACCATCGGCGCCTCGGTGGCCGGCGCCGCCGCTGTCGCCCTGTTCGGCCAGAATGGTCTGGTGTGGTTTTCCCTCGCCTTCACCCTCGCCATCCTCCTGTTCACCGAGATCCTGCCCAAGACCATCGGGGTCACCTTTGCCCGACAATTGGGGCCTTACATCGTTGTGCCCCTCCACATCATGATCGTGGTCCTCAAACCGCTGATCGTCCTCGCCCAGCTGATGACCCGGATGGTGCCCAACAGCCACAAGCCCCACCTGATCTCGGCGGAGGAACTGAAAACCATCGCCAGCCTGAGCCGGAAATCCGGCGAAATCGAAGCCGATCAGGAGAAAGTGATCGCCAACATCCTTCAGTTGGGGGAAAAAACCGTGCGCCAGGTAATGACCCCCCGCACGGTCATGTTTTCCGCCTCGCACAACCTAACCATCAAGGAAGCGGGACGAATGGAGGGCAAATGGCGGATGCACAGCCGGGTGCCGGTCTACGACAGCGAACCGGACAACGTGGTGGGGATCGTGCTCAGTCAGGATGTGCTGATGGCGGCGGCGGTCGGCCAGGACACCCTCAAGCTGTCGCAGATCATGCGGCCGGTCCATTTTGTTCCGGAAACCGCGCCGCTTGACCGGATCTTTGTCGATTTCTTCGAGCGCTACCAGCATCTCTTTGTAGTGGTCGACGAATACGGCAGCGTCACCGGGGTGATCAGCATGGAAGACATCCTGGAGGAGATCATCGGTCGGGAGATTGTCGATGAATCGGACAAGGCGCGCAACATGCGGGAATTGGCCATGATCAGGAAGAAAAAGCTGCACACCGCCTGA
- a CDS encoding TIGR04211 family SH3 domain-containing protein gives MMTTLFSRPRLAILALPLFCALAAASARADILYIKPSLEVLMRKNQGDNARVVARLPMGTAVNLIQGGKEWSHIRLQDGTQGWVRSRFLGSSPIIPVANIKPGVGPDGKVNDVQSRFVDLAEENGRLRKELAVCVTDRSTLADKYQTLIDDPDGAHNAKTSLGEAQRQIADLQQQLTAAQIECTVLRKNQSIKWFFTGSIVLLLGWLIGRLSGNGKKKRPSLLN, from the coding sequence ATGATGACCACGCTGTTTTCCCGTCCACGGCTCGCGATCCTTGCCCTGCCTCTGTTCTGCGCGCTTGCCGCCGCTTCGGCCCGGGCGGACATTCTCTATATCAAGCCCAGCCTGGAAGTACTGATGCGCAAAAACCAGGGGGACAATGCCCGCGTCGTGGCCCGGCTCCCCATGGGCACGGCGGTGAATCTGATCCAGGGCGGCAAGGAGTGGTCGCACATCCGCCTCCAGGATGGCACCCAGGGCTGGGTGCGCAGCCGCTTTCTCGGCAGCTCGCCGATCATTCCGGTGGCCAACATCAAACCCGGGGTCGGACCTGACGGCAAGGTCAACGACGTCCAGTCGCGCTTCGTCGATCTGGCCGAGGAAAATGGCCGGCTGCGGAAGGAGTTGGCGGTGTGCGTCACCGATCGCAGCACCCTGGCCGATAAATACCAGACCCTGATCGACGATCCCGACGGGGCCCACAACGCCAAGACCTCCCTGGGCGAAGCGCAACGCCAGATCGCCGACCTGCAACAACAGCTGACCGCGGCCCAGATCGAATGCACGGTGCTGAGAAAAAATCAATCGATCAAATGGTTTTTCACCGGCAGCATCGTGTTGTTGCTGGGGTGGCTGATCGGCCGCCTGAGCGGCAACGGCAAGAAAAAGCGTCCGTCCCTGTTGAACTGA
- a CDS encoding S1C family serine protease, which translates to MKPLYLVVLLCVLGWLAFQTFQPAPLDPRAVPRAVEARGDLASDERTTIDIFRNAAPSVVYITSIAVRRNLFNLNVYEIPQGTGSGFIWDKQGRIVTNFHVISDANRLEVTLADHTTWKAVLVGAAPDRDLAVLQISAPANKLQPLAIGESKNLLVGQKVFAIGNPFGLDQTLTTGVVSALGREITAVTGRTIHDVIQTDAAINPGNSGGPLLDSAGRLIGVNTAIYSPSGASSGIGFAVPVGEVNRVVPQIISKGKLIRPGLGIALANPRLMEELGLEGVMVLKVQPGSSAEKAGLRGTTQVREGLVLGDIIVAVNGKKIKDYDNLRDELERHEVGESIALTLLRDSAEVEVRVTLEALE; encoded by the coding sequence ATGAAACCACTGTATCTCGTCGTCCTCCTCTGCGTCCTCGGCTGGCTCGCCTTTCAAACCTTTCAACCCGCTCCCCTCGATCCCCGGGCCGTGCCCCGGGCAGTGGAGGCGCGGGGCGATCTGGCCAGCGACGAGCGGACCACCATCGACATCTTCCGCAACGCCGCGCCTTCGGTGGTCTACATCACTAGCATCGCGGTGCGGCGCAATTTGTTCAACCTCAATGTCTACGAGATCCCTCAAGGCACCGGGTCGGGCTTCATCTGGGACAAGCAGGGACGGATCGTCACCAATTTTCATGTCATTTCCGACGCCAACCGTCTGGAGGTGACCTTGGCCGATCACACCACCTGGAAGGCGGTGCTGGTGGGCGCGGCGCCGGATCGGGATCTGGCGGTGCTGCAGATCAGCGCTCCGGCCAACAAACTGCAGCCCCTGGCCATCGGTGAATCCAAGAACCTGCTGGTCGGGCAGAAGGTGTTTGCCATCGGCAATCCGTTTGGTCTCGACCAGACCCTGACCACCGGCGTGGTCAGCGCTCTGGGCCGGGAGATCACCGCGGTGACCGGTCGCACCATCCATGACGTCATCCAGACCGACGCGGCCATCAATCCCGGCAACTCCGGCGGTCCGCTCCTGGACAGCGCTGGAAGGTTGATCGGGGTCAACACCGCCATCTATAGTCCATCCGGGGCCAGTTCGGGAATTGGTTTCGCCGTGCCGGTGGGCGAGGTCAACCGGGTGGTGCCGCAAATCATCAGCAAGGGCAAACTGATTCGGCCCGGTCTGGGGATCGCTTTGGCCAACCCCAGGTTGATGGAAGAGCTCGGCCTGGAGGGGGTGATGGTGCTCAAGGTGCAGCCGGGATCATCGGCGGAAAAGGCGGGACTGCGCGGCACGACTCAGGTGCGCGAGGGGTTGGTGCTGGGGGATATCATCGTGGCGGTCAATGGTAAGAAGATCAAGGATTACGACAACCTGCGCGATGAGCTGGAACGCCACGAGGTGGGGGAAAGCATCGCTCTCACCCTATTGCGCGATTCCGCGGAGGTCGAGGTCCGGGTGACCTTGGAAGCCCTGGAGTAA
- the corA gene encoding magnesium/cobalt transporter CorA, with product MVNYFFLDNKVVKMETGNSSVSPNIFWIDLINPTEEEIHQVERDFRVELFTKQESEEIESSSKYVETEDEIGINLNFLIPENNTFSNEPVSFILKDKILITQRSHEFRSFSETYRKLRAIKPVDGEDIFLTILETRIDYDADLIEHITDKISEISKQMIGDKDPNRELLLKITTLQETTIAIRENIVEKQRILSSMLKSKMFPKEDYENMRIMIKDVGSLLDHTSFNFERLEFLQNTFLGLVDMEQNRVIKIFTVVTVIFMPPTLIASAYGMNFKFMPELDEIWGYPFAVLLMILSSAMTLLFFRRKKWL from the coding sequence ATGGTCAATTATTTTTTCTTAGACAACAAGGTGGTCAAGATGGAAACTGGCAACAGTTCCGTCAGTCCCAACATTTTCTGGATCGACCTGATCAATCCCACCGAGGAGGAAATCCACCAGGTGGAACGCGATTTCCGGGTGGAGCTGTTCACCAAACAGGAGAGCGAGGAAATCGAGTCCAGTTCGAAGTACGTCGAGACCGAGGACGAGATCGGCATCAACCTCAATTTCCTCATCCCGGAAAACAACACCTTTTCCAATGAACCGGTCTCGTTCATTCTCAAGGACAAGATCCTCATCACCCAGCGGTCCCACGAATTCCGCTCCTTTTCCGAGACGTACCGTAAGCTGCGGGCGATCAAACCGGTGGACGGCGAGGACATCTTTCTCACCATTCTCGAAACTCGGATCGATTACGATGCCGACCTGATCGAGCACATCACCGACAAGATCTCCGAGATCAGCAAGCAGATGATCGGCGACAAGGACCCAAACCGCGAGCTGTTGCTCAAGATCACCACCCTGCAGGAGACAACCATTGCCATCCGCGAGAATATCGTCGAGAAACAGCGCATTCTCTCCTCGATGCTCAAAAGCAAGATGTTTCCCAAGGAAGATTACGAGAACATGCGGATCATGATCAAGGACGTGGGCTCGCTGCTGGACCACACCTCGTTCAACTTCGAACGGCTCGAATTCCTGCAGAACACCTTCCTCGGCTTGGTGGACATGGAGCAGAACCGGGTGATCAAGATCTTTACCGTGGTCACGGTGATCTTCATGCCGCCGACCCTGATCGCCAGCGCCTACGGCATGAACTTCAAGTTCATGCCCGAACTGGACGAGATCTGGGGCTATCCCTTTGCCGTGTTGCTGATGATCCTCTCTTCAGCCATGACCCTGCTCTTTTTCCGGCGCAAGAAATGGCTCTGA
- a CDS encoding DUF2065 domain-containing protein, which yields MKLLITLIGLILVLEGLPYAASPESMQRWLRQILDMDPKQLRRVGLTAMAIGFVLCYLAQKSGLFE from the coding sequence ATGAAACTATTGATCACACTCATCGGCCTGATCCTTGTCCTCGAGGGGCTGCCTTATGCGGCCTCGCCGGAATCCATGCAGCGCTGGTTGCGCCAGATTCTGGACATGGACCCCAAACAGCTGCGGCGGGTGGGCTTGACCGCCATGGCCATCGGCTTTGTCCTCTGTTATCTTGCCCAGAAAAGCGGCCTGTTCGAGTAA
- the purM gene encoding phosphoribosylformylglycinamidine cyclo-ligase yields MTHTSSKYTEAGVDIDKGNAFISRIKSIVADTHRRGVLTDIGGFSGLFAIGHEDLKNPVLIASTDGVGTKLNVAKLCNKHDTIGIDLVAMCVNDVIVSGAKPLFFLDYFASSSLDLDVATEVVRGIATGCKQAQCSLIGGETAEMPGLYQPGDYDLAGFVVGIGDRNALIDGSDIRVGDRIIGLASSGIHSNGYSLVRKVFFEELGKKVDDSIEEFGCTVGEELLRPTRIYVESIINILRRCTIHGLVHITGGGFIDNIPRILPAGCAAHINKDSWPVLPVFTYLQNKGNISAAEMYRTFNMGIGMMAVVPENSVDDLLHQFRAHGEQPYLIGEIKAAQAGHERQVIIDGIC; encoded by the coding sequence ATGACGCACACATCCTCCAAATACACCGAAGCCGGCGTTGATATCGACAAGGGCAATGCTTTCATCTCCCGCATCAAATCCATCGTGGCTGACACCCACCGACGCGGAGTCCTCACCGATATCGGCGGTTTTTCCGGGCTCTTTGCCATCGGCCACGAGGATCTGAAAAATCCGGTGCTGATCGCCTCCACCGACGGCGTGGGCACCAAGCTCAACGTGGCCAAGCTGTGCAACAAGCACGACACTATCGGTATCGACCTGGTGGCCATGTGCGTCAACGACGTGATCGTTAGCGGAGCCAAGCCACTCTTTTTTCTCGATTATTTCGCCAGCAGCTCGCTTGATCTCGATGTCGCCACCGAGGTGGTGCGCGGCATCGCCACCGGCTGCAAACAGGCCCAATGTTCGCTGATCGGCGGTGAAACCGCGGAGATGCCTGGGCTCTATCAACCGGGCGACTACGATTTGGCCGGCTTCGTGGTCGGTATCGGTGATCGCAACGCCCTCATCGACGGCAGCGACATCCGTGTCGGCGATCGGATCATCGGCCTGGCCTCCTCGGGCATCCATTCCAACGGTTACTCGCTGGTCCGCAAGGTCTTCTTCGAGGAACTGGGAAAAAAGGTGGACGACTCTATCGAGGAATTTGGCTGTACGGTCGGCGAGGAACTGCTGCGGCCAACCCGCATCTATGTGGAAAGCATCATCAACATCCTGCGGCGCTGCACCATCCACGGCCTCGTGCACATCACCGGTGGCGGCTTCATCGACAACATTCCCCGCATCCTGCCCGCCGGCTGCGCGGCCCACATCAACAAGGACAGCTGGCCGGTGCTGCCGGTGTTCACTTATTTGCAGAACAAGGGGAACATTTCCGCCGCCGAGATGTACCGGACCTTCAACATGGGCATTGGCATGATGGCTGTTGTCCCGGAAAACAGTGTCGACGACCTGTTGCACCAGTTCCGCGCCCACGGCGAACAGCCCTATCTGATCGGCGAGATCAAGGCCGCCCAGGCCGGCCATGAGCGTCAGGTGATCATCGACGGGATTTGCTGA
- a CDS encoding MogA/MoaB family molybdenum cofactor biosynthesis protein — protein MSTPFSRPYRCGVLTLSDKGARGEREDTSGPLLQEMLRAQGYEIAATLIIPDQQPLIEQTLISWVDEQGLDLIVTTGGTGVSPSDRTPEATRAVIEREVPGLAEAMRQASLRTTIQAVWSRGIAGIRKECLILNLPGSRKAAGENLEAVLPALEHGLEKLKGSEVDCGRTA, from the coding sequence GTGAGCACGCCTTTCTCCCGTCCCTATCGGTGTGGTGTCCTCACCCTGAGCGACAAGGGGGCGCGCGGCGAGCGCGAGGACACCAGCGGCCCATTGCTTCAGGAGATGCTACGCGCCCAAGGGTACGAGATTGCGGCAACGCTGATCATCCCCGATCAGCAACCGCTGATTGAACAGACCCTGATCAGTTGGGTGGATGAGCAGGGGCTGGATCTGATCGTCACCACCGGCGGCACCGGAGTGTCGCCCAGTGACCGTACCCCAGAGGCCACCCGGGCGGTGATCGAACGGGAAGTGCCCGGGCTGGCCGAGGCCATGCGCCAGGCCAGCCTGCGCACAACCATCCAGGCGGTTTGGTCGCGCGGCATTGCCGGGATTCGCAAAGAGTGTCTCATCCTCAACCTGCCGGGCAGCCGGAAGGCGGCGGGCGAGAACCTGGAGGCGGTACTGCCGGCCCTGGAACACGGGTTGGAAAAGCTCAAGGGCTCCGAGGTCGACTGCGGGAGAACCGCGTAA